In Amycolatopsis endophytica, the following are encoded in one genomic region:
- a CDS encoding STAS domain-containing protein produces MTRASHVPEEPAGVPQSAPLSVGSRWPGSDVAVLAVSGELDLATAPRLEAAFRRLAARRPRLVVIDLSGVEFLGSSGLAVLTSAGTAGTAGIVLRIVAPGSLRRIFTMTGLDKVLDLHDTVEEALAAG; encoded by the coding sequence ATGACCCGGGCTTCGCACGTTCCCGAGGAGCCGGCTGGCGTTCCCCAGTCGGCACCACTCTCCGTCGGCTCCCGGTGGCCGGGCAGCGATGTCGCCGTTCTCGCCGTCAGCGGTGAACTCGACCTGGCCACCGCGCCCCGGCTGGAGGCCGCTTTCCGCCGTCTCGCCGCGCGGCGGCCGCGACTCGTCGTCATCGATCTCAGCGGTGTCGAGTTCCTGGGCTCGTCCGGGCTCGCGGTGCTCACCTCCGCGGGCACCGCGGGCACCGCGGGCATCGTGCTGCGCATCGTGGCCCCGGGCTCGCTGAGGCGGATCTTCACCATGACGGGGCTGGACAAGGTGCTCGACCTGCACGACACCGTCGAAGAGGCGCTCGCGGCGGGCTGA
- a CDS encoding ketopantoate reductase family protein: MNMSEEYTVVGGGAIGGTLAFHLARAGHPVRIVDTDAAHVTAIRRGGLVLRRPEGDSSVAVEAFSPDDAPARLTRVLLAVKAQATEHVLPWLAPRLAPDGFVVSLQNGLNEQAIAAAVGAERTVGAFVNLFADVVEPGVIRDGGQGALVVGEPDGRITPRVERIVADLQAWGPAKATANVEGFLWSKLGFGAMLTTTALADAPMADLIDRHRPLMAAVTAEVLAVAGERVLEPFDQFDPAAYLPSASAGEREAATGRLVTWLRTQPKDRSGIWRDIAVRHRPVEVHHHYGPVLAEAAERGVEVPLLTAMLALLRDVESGRRLMSEDHLGELERML; this comes from the coding sequence ATGAACATGTCTGAGGAGTACACGGTCGTCGGCGGCGGGGCGATCGGCGGCACACTGGCGTTCCACCTGGCCAGGGCCGGGCACCCGGTCCGGATCGTGGACACCGACGCCGCGCACGTCACCGCGATCCGGCGTGGCGGACTGGTGCTGCGCCGACCGGAGGGTGACTCGTCGGTGGCGGTGGAAGCGTTTTCCCCCGACGACGCGCCCGCCCGGCTGACGCGAGTGCTGCTCGCGGTGAAGGCGCAGGCGACCGAGCACGTGCTGCCGTGGCTCGCGCCGCGGCTGGCGCCGGACGGGTTCGTGGTGTCCCTGCAGAACGGGCTGAACGAGCAGGCGATCGCGGCGGCCGTCGGCGCGGAGCGGACCGTCGGGGCGTTCGTGAACCTGTTCGCCGACGTCGTCGAGCCCGGCGTGATCCGGGACGGTGGCCAGGGCGCGCTCGTCGTCGGCGAACCGGACGGGCGGATCACGCCACGGGTCGAGCGGATCGTCGCCGACCTGCAGGCGTGGGGCCCGGCCAAGGCGACGGCGAACGTCGAGGGTTTCCTGTGGTCGAAGCTGGGTTTCGGTGCGATGCTGACCACCACCGCGCTCGCGGACGCGCCGATGGCCGACCTCATCGACCGGCACCGGCCGCTGATGGCGGCCGTCACGGCGGAGGTGCTGGCGGTCGCGGGTGAGCGGGTGCTGGAACCGTTCGACCAGTTCGACCCGGCCGCGTACCTGCCGTCGGCGTCCGCCGGTGAGCGGGAAGCGGCCACCGGCCGGCTGGTGACGTGGCTGCGCACCCAGCCGAAGGACCGCAGCGGCATCTGGCGCGACATCGCGGTGCGGCACCGGCCGGTCGAGGTGCACCACCACTACGGGCCGGTGCTGGCCGAGGCCGCGGAGCGGGGTGTGGAGGTGCCGTTGCTGACGGCGATGCTCGCCCTCTTGCGGGACGTCGAAAGCGGTCGCAGGCTCATGTCGGAGGATCACCTGGGCGAACTGGAGCGGATGCTGTGA
- a CDS encoding maleylpyruvate isomerase family mycothiol-dependent enzyme — translation MTTPDQPFLLDTLRAEIHGIGVLAAPADPDLPVPACPGWTVGRLIRHLGGVAHRVTDWVDTQTLPLDWEREPPDGQDALEWFRAAADGLFRSLASRPPSFPCQTWFPADRTFGFWRRRMAHEFTVHRVDLEQALGFPPVIDPALAADGVDEVLTLWLAEPNRPAPEPTITVPGRGEVFEVHCPGRVWTVTMPSGDGNPVIRPEAAAAADGRVSGEATDVDLWLWGRGSLDALTVSGDVSALRRTVESCTRYPAD, via the coding sequence ATGACAACACCCGATCAACCGTTCCTGCTCGACACACTGCGCGCCGAGATCCACGGGATCGGGGTCCTCGCCGCGCCGGCCGACCCGGATCTCCCCGTTCCGGCGTGTCCGGGGTGGACCGTCGGCAGGCTGATCCGGCACCTGGGCGGTGTCGCGCACCGGGTCACGGACTGGGTCGACACGCAGACACTGCCGCTGGACTGGGAACGCGAGCCGCCGGACGGGCAGGACGCGCTGGAGTGGTTCCGCGCCGCGGCCGACGGCCTGTTCCGCAGCCTCGCGAGCCGTCCGCCGAGCTTCCCGTGCCAGACCTGGTTCCCCGCCGACCGCACGTTCGGCTTCTGGCGCAGGCGCATGGCCCACGAGTTCACCGTGCACCGCGTCGACCTGGAACAGGCGCTCGGCTTTCCGCCCGTGATCGATCCGGCGCTGGCCGCCGACGGCGTGGACGAGGTGCTGACGCTCTGGCTGGCGGAGCCGAACCGCCCCGCCCCCGAGCCGACGATCACCGTGCCGGGGCGGGGCGAGGTGTTCGAGGTCCACTGTCCGGGTCGCGTGTGGACGGTCACGATGCCTTCGGGTGACGGCAATCCGGTGATCCGCCCCGAAGCCGCGGCAGCCGCGGACGGCCGGGTGTCGGGGGAAGCCACGGATGTCGATCTCTGGTTGTGGGGACGCGGTTCCCTGGATGCGCTGACCGTGTCCGGCGATGTGTCCGCGCTCCGGCGCACTGTGGAGTCGTGCACGCGCTACCCGGCTGATTGA
- a CDS encoding FAD-dependent monooxygenase: MSDVVVAGGGSVGLATAVFLAHHGVRVHVVERRAELSVHPRALGISPRTLEFFREVGLGPALEAVAVRSTALWKADARTVAEIDRDRAPYPVSAVSPESPRGHYPQDRLDAALLPAALDRGVTVEFGAAVTGLDQDGDGVSVALSGGRVLRTRYLVGADGVNTAVRPALGIGATGPGEVGAPTLNILFEADLNGHFGPMPTMAEIEHPEVRGMLLSVGERRWVLHTAAPGTPEDLVRTALGEDVPVTVIAAKWWRATLRMAERFRAGRAFLAGDAARAISPLGAFGLNTGLADAHNLAWKLAMVLSGRAGDGLLDTYHDERHAVAEFVTRQAALRWENPRIHWDASAVAERAAVGAWNAPMVTMGYRYDSSAVIGAVVEPPSTEDVVAALDGAPGSRLPHRWVSSGVSTLDLVGSRLTVFSSDSLWAEAAGKAGARLGLDVGSAVLPDTGWREAVGLAEGGALLVRPDGFIAWRSTTRTPDPAGMLESVLTRVLSRR; this comes from the coding sequence ATGTCGGACGTAGTGGTGGCCGGTGGCGGGTCGGTCGGTCTGGCCACTGCCGTGTTTCTCGCCCACCACGGGGTGCGGGTGCACGTCGTGGAGCGCCGGGCGGAGCTGTCGGTGCACCCGAGGGCGCTCGGGATCAGCCCGCGCACGTTGGAGTTCTTCCGCGAGGTGGGGTTGGGGCCCGCGCTCGAAGCCGTGGCGGTCCGATCGACCGCGCTGTGGAAGGCCGACGCGCGCACGGTGGCGGAGATCGATCGCGACCGGGCGCCGTACCCGGTGTCCGCGGTCTCCCCGGAGAGTCCGCGCGGGCACTACCCGCAGGACCGGCTGGACGCGGCCCTCCTGCCCGCGGCGCTCGACCGCGGCGTGACGGTGGAATTCGGCGCCGCCGTCACCGGCCTGGACCAGGACGGCGACGGGGTGTCCGTCGCGTTGTCCGGCGGTCGGGTGCTGCGGACCCGCTACCTCGTCGGCGCGGACGGGGTGAACACCGCCGTCCGGCCCGCGCTCGGGATCGGCGCCACCGGGCCCGGTGAGGTCGGGGCCCCGACGTTGAACATCCTGTTCGAGGCGGACCTCAACGGCCACTTCGGGCCGATGCCGACCATGGCCGAGATCGAGCACCCCGAGGTGCGGGGGATGCTGTTGAGCGTGGGGGAGCGGCGGTGGGTGCTGCACACCGCCGCGCCGGGCACGCCGGAGGACCTGGTGCGCACAGCGCTCGGAGAAGACGTGCCGGTCACCGTGATCGCGGCGAAGTGGTGGCGCGCGACGCTGCGGATGGCCGAGCGGTTCCGGGCGGGGCGGGCGTTTTTGGCCGGAGACGCGGCGCGGGCGATCTCCCCGCTGGGGGCGTTCGGGCTCAACACCGGTCTGGCCGACGCGCACAACCTGGCCTGGAAGCTGGCGATGGTGCTGTCCGGGCGCGCGGGCGACGGGTTGCTGGACACCTACCACGACGAGCGGCACGCCGTGGCGGAGTTCGTGACGCGGCAGGCGGCGCTGCGGTGGGAGAACCCGCGGATCCACTGGGACGCCTCCGCGGTCGCCGAGCGCGCGGCGGTGGGGGCGTGGAACGCGCCGATGGTGACGATGGGCTACCGGTACGATTCGTCGGCCGTGATCGGCGCCGTGGTCGAGCCACCGTCCACCGAGGACGTCGTGGCCGCGCTGGACGGGGCGCCGGGATCCCGGTTGCCGCACCGGTGGGTCTCCTCCGGCGTGTCCACACTGGATCTTGTGGGGTCACGGTTGACGGTGTTCTCGTCGGACTCGCTCTGGGCCGAAGCGGCGGGCAAGGCCGGCGCCCGGCTGGGGCTCGACGTGGGAAGCGCGGTCCTGCCGGACACCGGATGGCGCGAGGCCGTGGGCCTGGCGGAGGGTGGTGCGTTGCTGGTGCGCCCCGACGGTTTCATCGCGTGGCGCTCGACGACGCGGACACCGGACCCGGCCGGGATGCTGGAATCCGTGTTGACGCGGGTGCTCAGCCGACGTTGA
- a CDS encoding M20 family metallopeptidase, which yields MRDVRALHEWVRAHRDELVDDLGRYVGLETPSTDRPLLDAGLSWLDGWLRARLGEPSSVRVTHGGDFGDVHVYDYAGSGADPVLLLCHYDTVWPQGTLAGWPFTVDGDRATGPGVFDMKAGLVQVVWALRALEAAGLPRPPVRLVLNGDEEIGSPVSRPVIEDAASGVQAALVFEAAADGAVKTARKGVGIYRITATGVEAHAGLDPGKGASAVDEIARMVLALHGLTDLQAGTTVNVGVVSGGSRGNVIAGSASGEVDVRVSSAAEAARIEAALTGLTAHDVRASVSVEGGWNRPVMERSEGIASLFSLAQGLAAELGVTLRECAVGGASDGNFVAAMGLPVLDGFGALGDGAHARHEHISVEGMLERSALAAAVLHALAFPNAARGNAGGWSAAGEEGASPR from the coding sequence GTGAGGGACGTTCGGGCGCTGCACGAGTGGGTGCGCGCACACCGTGACGAGCTGGTCGACGATCTGGGCCGCTACGTCGGCCTGGAGACGCCGAGCACCGACCGGCCGCTGCTCGATGCCGGACTGTCCTGGTTGGACGGATGGCTGCGGGCGCGGCTCGGTGAACCGTCGTCGGTGCGGGTGACCCACGGCGGGGACTTCGGTGACGTGCACGTCTACGACTACGCGGGTTCCGGCGCGGATCCGGTGCTGCTGCTGTGCCACTACGACACCGTATGGCCACAGGGGACACTGGCCGGGTGGCCGTTCACCGTGGACGGTGACCGGGCGACGGGGCCGGGTGTGTTCGACATGAAGGCCGGGCTGGTCCAGGTCGTATGGGCGTTGCGGGCGCTGGAGGCGGCGGGACTGCCGCGTCCGCCGGTGCGGCTGGTGCTCAACGGCGACGAGGAGATCGGCAGCCCGGTCTCACGCCCGGTGATCGAGGACGCCGCGTCCGGCGTCCAGGCGGCGCTGGTCTTCGAAGCCGCCGCCGACGGCGCCGTGAAGACGGCACGCAAGGGCGTCGGCATCTACCGGATCACCGCGACCGGGGTGGAGGCGCACGCCGGACTCGATCCGGGCAAGGGCGCGAGCGCGGTCGACGAGATCGCGCGAATGGTGCTGGCGCTGCACGGGCTGACGGATCTGCAGGCCGGGACGACGGTGAACGTCGGCGTGGTGTCCGGTGGTTCGCGGGGCAACGTGATCGCCGGTTCCGCTTCCGGCGAGGTCGACGTGCGCGTGTCGAGCGCGGCGGAGGCGGCACGCATCGAGGCGGCGCTGACCGGGCTGACGGCGCACGACGTCCGCGCCTCCGTCTCGGTCGAGGGCGGGTGGAACCGCCCGGTGATGGAACGCAGCGAGGGCATCGCGTCGCTGTTCTCGCTGGCACAGGGCCTGGCCGCCGAGCTGGGCGTGACGCTGCGGGAATGCGCGGTCGGCGGAGCCAGCGACGGCAACTTCGTGGCCGCGATGGGCCTGCCGGTGCTCGACGGCTTCGGCGCACTCGGCGACGGCGCCCACGCCCGGCACGAACACATCAGCGTGGAGGGCATGCTGGAACGCAGCGCGCTGGCCGCCGCCGTACTGCACGCGCTGGCCTTCCCCAATGCCGCACGGGGGAACGCCGGGGGTTGGTCAGCCGCCGGCGAGGAAGGCGCGTCCCCGCGGTGA
- a CDS encoding TetR/AcrR family transcriptional regulator, which yields MPSPKNPPTAVWMRDRSTRTRPVVTEDKIVRTAIAIADAEGLDALSMRRIASEMGSGTTSLYRHVASKDELIELMVDAIHGEEAAPPPSPDEDWRDELAGLARRSRVVLLRHPWLAQQAARWPTLGPNVIARADHELGVVSRMTNDPTLASLVVTTLNTHVLGAVSAELAELETQRSTGMTEGEWRGWVGAYVRQVVESGRYPHFNRRVLEAADPDFDARFEFGLDCLLTGLEAALRGP from the coding sequence ATGCCCTCGCCGAAGAACCCGCCGACCGCGGTCTGGATGCGCGACCGGAGCACGCGGACCCGGCCGGTCGTCACCGAGGACAAGATCGTGCGGACGGCCATCGCCATCGCCGACGCCGAGGGCCTCGACGCCCTGTCCATGCGCCGGATCGCGAGCGAGATGGGCTCCGGCACCACCTCGCTGTACCGGCACGTGGCGAGCAAGGACGAGCTGATCGAGCTGATGGTGGACGCGATCCACGGCGAGGAGGCGGCTCCACCGCCCTCCCCGGACGAGGACTGGCGCGACGAACTGGCCGGCCTCGCACGCAGGTCCCGCGTCGTGCTGCTGCGGCACCCCTGGCTCGCGCAACAGGCGGCCCGGTGGCCCACGCTCGGCCCCAACGTCATCGCGCGCGCCGATCACGAACTGGGCGTGGTCTCCCGGATGACGAACGACCCGACCCTCGCGTCACTGGTCGTGACCACGCTCAACACACACGTGCTGGGCGCGGTCTCCGCCGAACTGGCCGAGCTGGAGACGCAGCGCAGCACGGGCATGACCGAGGGCGAGTGGCGCGGCTGGGTCGGTGCCTACGTCCGGCAGGTCGTCGAGTCCGGGCGGTACCCGCACTTCAACCGCCGGGTTCTCGAGGCCGCCGACCCGGACTTCGACGCGCGGTTCGAGTTCGGGCTGGACTGCCTGCTCACCGGCCTCGAAGCGGCACTGCGCGGACCCTGA
- a CDS encoding AAA family ATPase yields the protein MQEPLFDSVDEVVERLAGAGYLASTAVATTVFLADRLGKPLLVEGPAGVGKTELANALARATGSDLIRLQCYEGIDEARALYEWNHAKQLLRITAGRDEGWEQARDEVFSEEFLLPRPLLKAIRNPDPTVLLIDETDKADVEMEGLLLEVLGDFQVTVPELGTISARRRPFVLLTSNATRELSEALKRRCLFLHLDFPAPELERDIVTLKVPGLDARLTDSVVRVVGALRSMELRKAPSIAETVDWARTLLALGADTLDEQVVETSLGVILKYQSDHRKAAAELRLDTLLS from the coding sequence ATGCAGGAGCCGTTGTTCGACTCGGTGGACGAGGTCGTCGAGCGCCTGGCCGGTGCGGGGTACCTGGCGTCCACGGCCGTCGCCACCACTGTCTTCCTCGCCGACCGTCTCGGCAAGCCACTGCTGGTCGAAGGGCCCGCCGGGGTCGGCAAGACCGAGCTGGCCAACGCGCTGGCGCGGGCCACCGGCAGTGACCTGATCCGCCTGCAGTGCTACGAGGGCATCGATGAGGCCCGTGCGCTCTACGAGTGGAACCACGCCAAGCAGCTGCTGCGCATCACCGCGGGCCGCGACGAGGGCTGGGAGCAGGCCCGCGACGAGGTGTTCAGCGAGGAGTTCCTGCTCCCCCGCCCGCTGCTCAAGGCGATCCGCAACCCGGACCCGACCGTCCTGCTGATCGACGAGACCGACAAGGCCGACGTCGAGATGGAGGGCCTGCTGCTGGAGGTCCTCGGCGATTTCCAGGTGACCGTGCCGGAGCTGGGCACGATCAGCGCGCGGCGCCGCCCGTTCGTGCTGCTCACCTCCAACGCCACGCGCGAGCTGTCCGAGGCGCTCAAGCGGCGGTGCCTGTTCCTGCACCTGGACTTCCCGGCGCCGGAGCTGGAACGCGACATCGTCACGCTCAAGGTGCCGGGCCTGGACGCGCGCCTGACCGACTCGGTGGTGCGGGTGGTCGGCGCGCTGCGGTCGATGGAGCTGCGCAAGGCGCCCTCGATCGCGGAGACCGTCGACTGGGCCCGCACGCTGCTCGCGCTGGGCGCGGACACGCTCGACGAGCAGGTGGTCGAGACCAGTCTGGGTGTGATCCTCAAGTACCAGAGCGACCACCGGAAGGCCGCCGCCGAGCTGCGGCTCGACACGCTCCTGTCATGA
- a CDS encoding MFS transporter has translation MTTRAATGQEHRLTPAQRKAIVAGAVGNTVEWVDWAVYATFAPVFAGQFFTPGNETTALLSTLAVFAVGFVMRPIGGAVLGAYADRHGRKKGLTLTISLMAGASLVIAVCPTYEKVGVLAPLVLLLARLVQGFSAGGEFGSSSAFLIESAADGRRAFAGSWQQVSVGAGALIASLLGTVLNSTLSEPQLQSWGWRLAFAIAGMLGLVGLWLRRSVHETEAFTRIKDRPRGNPLTAMFRDHPKAALRVAGVTIAGTLIYYVWVTYMPTYAHLATGIPLSEALLANTLAIVVFLVLLPFGGLLSDRIGRKPTMAAFAVGFLLFSWPAFHFLADSFWTLLVIEIVGMVLIIGYSANCAVIMAEQFPAEVRTTGIGLPYALAVALFGGTAPYVTTWMNTGGLGHLVWLYVAIAALIGVGVYTTMPETKGKEL, from the coding sequence ATGACCACCCGGGCCGCCACCGGGCAGGAGCACCGGCTCACTCCCGCCCAGCGCAAGGCGATCGTCGCCGGCGCGGTCGGCAACACCGTCGAATGGGTCGACTGGGCCGTCTACGCCACGTTCGCCCCGGTGTTCGCCGGGCAGTTCTTCACGCCGGGCAACGAAACCACCGCATTGCTGTCCACTTTGGCCGTCTTCGCGGTCGGGTTCGTCATGCGGCCGATCGGTGGCGCGGTGCTCGGCGCCTACGCCGACCGGCACGGCCGCAAGAAGGGCCTCACGCTCACCATTTCGCTCATGGCGGGCGCGTCGCTGGTGATCGCGGTGTGCCCGACGTATGAGAAGGTCGGCGTGCTCGCGCCGCTGGTGCTGCTGCTCGCGCGCCTGGTGCAGGGTTTCTCGGCGGGTGGCGAGTTCGGGTCGTCCTCGGCGTTCCTGATCGAGTCGGCCGCGGACGGCCGCCGCGCCTTCGCGGGTTCGTGGCAGCAGGTTTCGGTCGGCGCGGGCGCGCTGATCGCGTCGCTGCTGGGCACGGTGCTGAACTCGACGCTGTCGGAGCCGCAGTTGCAGAGCTGGGGCTGGCGCCTGGCGTTCGCCATCGCCGGGATGCTCGGCCTGGTCGGGCTGTGGCTGCGCCGCTCGGTGCACGAGACGGAGGCGTTCACCCGTATCAAGGACCGGCCGCGGGGCAACCCCCTGACGGCGATGTTCCGCGACCATCCGAAGGCCGCGCTGCGGGTGGCCGGGGTGACCATCGCCGGCACGCTCATCTACTACGTGTGGGTCACCTACATGCCCACCTACGCCCACCTCGCGACCGGGATCCCGCTGAGCGAGGCGCTGCTGGCCAACACCCTCGCGATCGTGGTGTTCCTGGTCCTGTTGCCCTTCGGCGGACTGCTGTCCGACCGGATCGGCCGCAAACCGACCATGGCCGCCTTCGCCGTCGGGTTCCTGCTGTTCTCCTGGCCCGCGTTCCACTTCCTGGCCGACAGCTTCTGGACACTGCTGGTCATCGAGATCGTGGGTATGGTGCTGATCATCGGTTACTCGGCCAACTGCGCCGTGATCATGGCCGAGCAGTTCCCCGCCGAGGTCCGCACGACCGGCATCGGGCTGCCCTACGCGCTGGCCGTGGCGCTCTTCGGCGGCACCGCGCCCTACGTGACGACCTGGATGAACACCGGCGGCCTCGGTCACCTGGTGTGGCTGTACGTGGCGATCGCGGCGCTGATCGGCGTCGGCGTTTACACGACGATGCCGGAGACCAAGGGAAAGGAGCTGTAG
- a CDS encoding vWA domain-containing protein, with protein sequence MSASALPERLVEFVGSLREHGIAVGPGETVDAAAAVDVLGLADREQLRAALAATVLRRSGQRATFDSLFDLYFPVAVGSAESAGPPPADAAELREALVAALAEGDEARLRSLASAAVEEFGRYGSFGDGGSGGGAGGMRGWSAYQALDRVRPDALLNRVLTTIRADDGAFAEAVARTEARSRITRYREAVQAEARRRTAELRGRERIAHYAVPPQTDLVSFTNATRAQLAELRRTIQPLSRKLATRLATRRRRARRGQIDLRRTLRRSLATGGVPMRPAMRDRRPGRPELVLLCDMSGSVAGFAQFTLLLVQALSDQFSKIRTFAFVELTDEITGLVTAGSADPEGLARRILTQAKLTRWGMSSDYGGSLASFVDGWADAVGPRTSVLILGDGRTNGGDPNLEAVRRIAGRAKHVHWLNPEARSAWGTGDSAALEYGRVVPMHECRNLRQLTHLVTELLPG encoded by the coding sequence ATGAGCGCCTCCGCCCTGCCCGAGCGGCTCGTCGAGTTCGTCGGCTCGCTGCGCGAGCACGGGATCGCCGTCGGGCCCGGCGAGACCGTCGACGCGGCGGCCGCGGTCGACGTGCTGGGGCTGGCCGACCGCGAGCAGCTGCGGGCCGCGCTCGCCGCGACCGTGCTGCGCCGGTCGGGTCAGCGGGCGACCTTCGACTCCTTGTTCGACCTGTACTTCCCGGTCGCGGTCGGTTCCGCCGAATCGGCGGGACCACCGCCCGCGGACGCGGCCGAGCTGCGGGAGGCGCTGGTCGCCGCGCTGGCCGAGGGCGACGAGGCGCGGTTGCGGTCCCTGGCCTCGGCGGCGGTCGAGGAGTTCGGGCGCTACGGATCCTTCGGCGACGGCGGTTCGGGCGGCGGAGCGGGCGGGATGCGCGGCTGGTCCGCCTACCAGGCCCTGGACCGCGTGCGGCCGGACGCGCTGCTGAACCGGGTGCTCACCACGATCCGCGCCGACGACGGCGCTTTCGCCGAGGCGGTCGCCCGCACCGAGGCCCGTTCCCGCATCACGCGTTACCGCGAGGCGGTGCAGGCCGAGGCCCGCCGCCGCACAGCCGAGCTGCGTGGCCGCGAGCGCATCGCGCACTACGCGGTGCCGCCGCAGACCGATCTGGTCAGTTTCACCAACGCGACCCGCGCCCAGCTGGCCGAACTGCGCCGCACGATCCAGCCGTTGTCCCGCAAGCTGGCGACACGCCTGGCGACCCGCCGCCGTCGCGCGCGGCGCGGGCAGATCGACCTGCGCCGCACGCTGCGCCGGTCGCTGGCCACCGGCGGGGTGCCGATGCGCCCGGCGATGCGCGATCGCCGCCCGGGCCGTCCGGAGCTGGTGCTGCTGTGCGACATGTCCGGTTCGGTGGCCGGGTTCGCGCAGTTCACGCTGCTGCTGGTGCAGGCGCTGTCCGACCAGTTCAGCAAGATCCGCACGTTCGCGTTCGTCGAGCTGACCGACGAGATCACCGGCCTGGTCACCGCGGGCTCCGCCGATCCGGAGGGCCTCGCGCGGCGGATCCTGACGCAGGCGAAGCTCACGCGCTGGGGCATGAGCAGTGACTACGGCGGTTCGCTGGCCAGTTTCGTCGACGGCTGGGCCGATGCGGTCGGTCCGCGCACGTCGGTGCTGATCCTCGGCGACGGGCGCACCAACGGCGGTGACCCGAACCTGGAGGCGGTGCGCCGCATCGCCGGCCGGGCCAAGCACGTGCACTGGCTCAACCCGGAAGCGCGATCAGCCTGGGGCACCGGCGATTCCGCCGCGCTGGAGTACGGCCGGGTGGTGCCGATGCACGAGTGCCGCAACCTGCGGCAGCTCACGCACCTGGTGACCGAGCTGCTGCCCGGCTGA
- a CDS encoding SDR family NAD(P)-dependent oxidoreductase has product MRHVLVTGAASGIGAAIAARFRGDRLTLADLDAERLAARARALEAASFAGDLADAGFASSLVDSAGDVDVLVNAAGIYPATPLLEMTAAAWDRVQDVNVRAAMLTTVAFGRQCAAAGKPGVVVNISSGAATRARPGAAHYATSKAALEMLTKACAVELGPQRIRVNAVSPGFVTVDSTANPVTEEYAAAVSVNPLGRRGLPGDIAEAVHWLAGEQASWITGAVLRVDGGSTAGAPGLPLHWNGATAVQEGDEHV; this is encoded by the coding sequence GTGCGGCACGTGCTCGTCACCGGCGCCGCGAGCGGGATCGGGGCCGCGATCGCGGCGCGGTTCCGCGGCGACCGGCTGACCCTGGCCGACCTCGATGCGGAGCGGCTGGCCGCGCGAGCGCGTGCGCTGGAGGCCGCGTCGTTCGCGGGAGACCTGGCCGATGCGGGCTTCGCTTCGTCGCTTGTGGACTCCGCCGGAGACGTCGACGTGCTCGTCAACGCCGCCGGGATCTACCCGGCCACTCCCCTGCTGGAGATGACGGCGGCAGCGTGGGACCGGGTGCAGGACGTCAATGTGCGCGCGGCGATGCTGACGACTGTCGCGTTCGGACGGCAGTGCGCCGCGGCCGGGAAGCCCGGCGTGGTCGTGAACATCTCCTCCGGCGCGGCGACCCGCGCGCGCCCGGGTGCCGCCCACTACGCGACATCGAAGGCCGCGCTGGAAATGCTGACCAAGGCGTGCGCGGTCGAGCTGGGTCCACAACGGATCCGGGTGAACGCGGTGAGCCCGGGCTTCGTGACCGTGGACAGCACGGCCAATCCGGTCACCGAGGAGTACGCGGCCGCGGTGTCGGTGAACCCGCTCGGGCGGCGCGGTCTGCCCGGTGACATCGCCGAGGCGGTGCACTGGCTGGCGGGCGAGCAGGCTTCGTGGATCACCGGCGCCGTGCTGCGCGTGGACGGCGGCTCGACCGCGGGCGCGCCGGGGCTGCCGCTGCACTGGAACGGCGCGACAGCCGTTCAGGAGGGCGATGAACATGTCTGA